The Pyrus communis chromosome 2, drPyrComm1.1, whole genome shotgun sequence genome includes a window with the following:
- the LOC137724361 gene encoding late embryogenesis abundant protein-like — protein sequence MAQIRDEYGNPVQLTDEHGNPVKLTDELGNPIHLTGVATTTGTGTGTETDTGEGMHVPASGTTGGGGYGEHGGALGGAGAAAGHGMFGGKQTSDQSHGYGVGEHRQQQPHGSLGSELRRSGSSSSSSEEDDGQGGRRKKKGLKEKIEDKFGGEKHKDDQQQAQTHGHSHEHATTAVGTTTVTTEPEKRSMMEKIKDKLPGHRSHH from the exons ATGGCTCAAATTAGGGACGAGTACGGAAACCCGGTGCAGCTCACAGATGAGCATGGAAACCCTGTCAAATTGACAGACGAGCTTGGAAACCCTATTCACCTCACAGGCGTGGCCACCACCACGGGAACGGGAACCGGAACCGAAACAGACACCGGTGAAGGTATGCATGTTCCTGCCTCCGGAACCACTGGAGGTGGAGGGTATGGAGAGCATGGTGGCGCGCTGGGTGGTGCTGGAGCTGCAGCAGGGCATGGCATGTTTGGTGGCAAACAAACAAGTGATCAATCTCATGGGTATGGTGTCGGTGAGCACAGACAACAGCAACCCCATGGCAGTCTTGGTAGTGAACTGCGTCGTTCTGGCAGCTCAAGCTCGAGC TCTGAGGAGGATGATGGGCAAGGtgggagaaggaagaaaaagggGCTGAAAGAGAAAATAGAGGACAAATTCGGTGGGGAGAAACACAAGGACGATCAGCAGCAAGCACAGACACATGGCCATAGCCATGAACATGCAACCACAGCTGTCGGAACCACCACCGTCACAACCGAACCTGAGAAGAGAAGTATGATGGAGAAGATCAAGGACAAGTTGCCTGGTCATCGTAGCCACCACTAA